The genome window AGGAGAAGGATCGCCGCCCTCTACGACCGGGCGCTCCGGGACATCGAGGGAATAACCGTGCTCACCCACCCCCAAGGCGCCCTTCCCACCTACAACCAGTACACCGTCCTGGTGGGGGAGGGAAGGAGGGACGAGCTCGCGGAACACCTGCGGGAAAGGGGCATAGCCACGGCGGTCTATTACCCCGTGCCCCTGCACCGCATGGAGGCCTTCCGGGGGCGCGCAAAGGAACACGGCGGCCTGGAGCACAGCGAGAGGGCCTGTGCCCAGGTGCTGAGCCTGCCCGTGGACCCGCTGCTGGGAGGAGCAGAACAGGAGGTGATCATGGAGGCGGTGCGGAGGTCGATGGAACCGTAAACTCCTCGTGTGTCTGTTGTATTCTTATATAAGGCAAAGGGGTGAGGTGCCTCGGCGCGAAAAACGCGACACGAAAGCGTTACGACCCTCCATCATGGAGCGGCCGCTTAACCATATGCTTAGGGGTTTGAACGGGTATTGCCCATA of Actinomycetota bacterium contains these proteins:
- a CDS encoding DegT/DnrJ/EryC1/StrS family aminotransferase encodes the protein RRRIAALYDRALRDIEGITVLTHPQGALPTYNQYTVLVGEGRRDELAEHLRERGIATAVYYPVPLHRMEAFRGRAKEHGGLEHSERACAQVLSLPVDPLLGGAEQEVIMEAVRRSMEP